From Enterococcus mundtii, the proteins below share one genomic window:
- a CDS encoding extracellular solute-binding protein: MKWTTISKFLVASAAVMTLGACGNTGSNASSSSEEIVTDLTEETTITFWHAMNGAQETALQKMTDDFVKANPTIKVELQNQAQYSDLQAKINATLPSAGDLPTITQAYPGWLYNAAQDEMLVDLQPLINNDTIGWQDQEEIRTSLMDGAKIDDVQYGIPFNKSTEMLFYNKDMLEKYDVPVPTTLDELKEASKTIYEATNGEVVGAGFDSLNNYYTIGMENKGVEFDKETDLTSDESKELINYYAEGVKDGYFRIAGSDNYLSGPFANQKVAMFIGSIAGEGYVKKDTEGVFTYDVAPRPEKINLQQGTDLYMFSSATPEERTAAFLYMKFLSEPENQLYWATMTGYMPTIESVLESDDYKNSSETKVPRQLEGATKELFSIPVVENSDNAFNEMRTIMENILANTNQDTDQLISDSVPQLEDAWNQ; this comes from the coding sequence ATGAAATGGACAACTATTAGTAAGTTTTTGGTAGCATCAGCAGCTGTAATGACTTTAGGCGCTTGTGGGAACACTGGCTCGAATGCCTCTTCATCTAGTGAAGAAATCGTCACTGATCTAACAGAAGAGACGACGATCACTTTTTGGCACGCAATGAATGGTGCGCAAGAAACAGCGTTACAAAAAATGACCGATGATTTTGTCAAAGCAAACCCAACTATCAAAGTCGAATTGCAAAATCAAGCCCAATATTCTGATCTACAAGCAAAGATCAATGCTACTCTTCCATCAGCAGGAGATCTTCCAACAATCACTCAGGCATATCCTGGTTGGTTATATAACGCGGCTCAAGATGAGATGCTCGTCGATCTACAACCTTTGATCAATAATGACACGATTGGATGGCAAGACCAAGAAGAGATTCGCACCTCTTTGATGGATGGCGCCAAGATCGATGATGTCCAGTATGGTATTCCTTTTAATAAATCGACTGAAATGCTCTTTTATAATAAAGATATGTTAGAAAAATATGATGTCCCTGTGCCCACGACATTAGATGAACTAAAAGAAGCATCAAAAACGATTTATGAAGCAACGAATGGCGAAGTGGTAGGAGCCGGATTCGATTCTTTGAACAACTATTATACGATCGGTATGGAAAACAAAGGAGTCGAATTTGACAAAGAGACAGATTTGACTAGTGACGAATCCAAAGAATTGATCAACTACTACGCGGAGGGTGTCAAAGATGGGTACTTCCGGATCGCAGGATCGGACAACTATTTATCTGGTCCGTTTGCCAATCAAAAGGTAGCGATGTTTATTGGTTCGATTGCAGGGGAAGGCTATGTAAAGAAAGATACGGAAGGTGTATTTACGTATGATGTTGCTCCACGTCCTGAAAAAATCAATTTACAACAAGGAACGGATCTTTATATGTTCAGTAGTGCCACACCAGAAGAACGGACAGCAGCATTTTTATATATGAAATTCTTATCAGAGCCAGAAAACCAGTTGTATTGGGCAACCATGACTGGCTATATGCCAACGATCGAATCAGTATTAGAAAGTGATGACTACAAAAATTCATCTGAAACAAAAGTACCACGACAGTTAGAGGGTGCAACTAAAGAATTGTTCTCGATTCCAGTTGTGGAGAATAGTGACAATGCGTTCAATGAAATGCGTACGATCATGGAAAATATATTAGCTAATACGAATCAAGATACAGATCAATTGATCTCAGATTCAGTACCCCAGTTAGAAGACGCTTGGAATCAATAA
- a CDS encoding MBL fold metallo-hydrolase, with translation MGSKANQKTSITFHSGLLTIGGTVIEVAYGDDRIFFDFGTEYHPEINLPNEELSTLLDVGFIPAIDIYDPRLTTRKRDSKFVNTAVFLSHVHLDHTKMINYLDPEIPLYTLEPTKVLLESLNRNGTFLLSSPYIEGNTRTIKTIAPCQDLHIGELMIRLFPVDHDAYGAAAFLIETPTALIAYSGDLRLHGFDRHLTETFCEVAQKVDVLMLEGVSISFPEKEKKNEASPDSERALTEQLVKMIQENENRQLTFNFYPANIKRWEALIDASPRRVVVEAEMALLLQKVAKREVPYYYAEKKERIGTLDPRLEYSYETLLADSTDYFWQFVGEVDSLQKGGLYIHSDAQPLGEFDPQYAIFRGAFEKQQVEFKQLSLSGHAKPADLAEIIDRIKPAMLVPIHTLKPESMHNPYGSRVLVKRGETIQL, from the coding sequence ATGGGATCAAAGGCTAATCAAAAAACCAGCATTACCTTTCACAGTGGGCTCTTGACGATTGGTGGGACAGTCATTGAAGTTGCTTACGGCGACGATAGAATCTTTTTTGACTTTGGAACAGAATATCACCCTGAAATCAACTTACCAAATGAAGAGCTATCGACTTTACTAGATGTGGGATTTATTCCAGCAATTGATATTTATGATCCGCGATTGACCACACGCAAGAGGGATTCTAAGTTTGTAAATACCGCCGTATTTTTATCGCATGTTCACTTGGATCACACAAAAATGATCAATTATCTTGATCCAGAAATCCCATTGTATACATTAGAACCAACCAAAGTTTTATTGGAAAGCTTAAATCGTAACGGAACATTCTTGCTGTCTTCACCTTATATAGAAGGAAATACACGAACGATCAAAACGATTGCGCCTTGTCAGGATCTTCACATCGGCGAATTGATGATTCGTTTGTTTCCTGTAGATCATGATGCGTATGGTGCGGCAGCCTTTCTTATCGAGACACCAACTGCTTTGATTGCTTATTCTGGTGACCTTCGACTTCATGGATTTGATCGACATTTGACAGAGACCTTCTGTGAAGTGGCACAGAAGGTCGATGTATTGATGCTTGAAGGAGTCAGCATTAGTTTCCCGGAAAAAGAGAAGAAAAATGAGGCATCACCAGACAGTGAACGAGCGTTGACGGAGCAACTGGTGAAGATGATCCAAGAAAACGAGAATCGTCAATTGACTTTCAATTTTTATCCAGCCAATATCAAACGCTGGGAAGCTTTGATTGATGCTTCCCCACGACGAGTAGTTGTCGAAGCAGAAATGGCTTTACTCTTACAAAAAGTCGCAAAACGAGAAGTCCCTTATTACTACGCTGAGAAGAAAGAGCGGATCGGTACATTAGACCCCCGACTTGAGTATTCTTACGAAACTTTATTAGCAGATTCGACGGATTATTTCTGGCAATTTGTTGGTGAGGTTGATTCATTACAAAAAGGAGGTCTGTATATACACAGTGATGCCCAACCATTAGGCGAGTTTGATCCCCAGTACGCGATTTTTAGAGGAGCATTTGAAAAGCAACAAGTGGAGTTTAAGCAGTTATCATTATCAGGTCATGCAAAACCAGCGGATCTAGCTGAAATCATCGATCGGATAAAACCAGCTATGTTGGTTCCCATCCATACTTTAAAACCTGAGAGTATGCACAATCCATATGGAAGCAGAGTATTAGTAAAAAGAGGCGAAACCATTCAACTATAA
- a CDS encoding carbohydrate ABC transporter permease, with protein sequence MKKIVTLLSLLFLTLLGIITVFPFIYMILGGLMTYREATSIPPTVIPDSFQWVNYFTVFEKAPFIQYFINTLFVSLVTTVATVLTSLFAAFALATLEFRYKKVVMVGLISLLMIPYESIIFTNYNTIARLGLLNSYTALILPFLTSIFYIYYLTNYLKSISRSFYQAAKIDGASDMEYIKKILIPMSKPALVTVGILTFISSWNSFLWPLLVTNDKKFRLLNNGLSAFTSESGSDVHLQLAAATLTVLPIVLIYFIFRKEIIRGVAKNGIKG encoded by the coding sequence ATGAAAAAAATCGTTACATTGCTCTCACTCTTATTTTTGACACTCCTAGGAATCATTACGGTGTTTCCATTTATCTATATGATACTTGGTGGATTGATGACATATCGGGAAGCGACAAGTATTCCACCAACTGTTATACCTGATTCCTTTCAATGGGTGAATTATTTCACAGTATTCGAAAAAGCGCCATTTATCCAATACTTCATCAACACTTTATTTGTATCGTTAGTGACCACAGTGGCAACCGTTCTCACTTCACTGTTTGCAGCATTTGCCTTAGCAACTTTGGAATTTCGCTACAAGAAAGTAGTGATGGTAGGATTGATTTCTTTGTTGATGATTCCATACGAGTCGATCATATTTACGAATTATAATACAATCGCACGTTTAGGCTTATTGAACTCTTATACAGCTTTGATCTTGCCGTTTTTGACGAGTATTTTTTATATTTATTATTTGACTAATTACTTGAAAAGTATTTCGCGTTCCTTTTATCAAGCAGCTAAGATCGATGGAGCTTCTGATATGGAATATATCAAAAAGATCCTTATTCCGATGTCCAAGCCAGCACTGGTCACAGTAGGGATTTTGACTTTCATTTCGAGTTGGAACTCCTTTTTATGGCCGTTATTGGTCACAAATGACAAAAAATTTCGATTATTGAACAATGGCTTATCTGCATTTACGAGCGAAAGTGGCAGTGACGTTCACTTACAATTAGCAGCAGCTACTTTAACCGTATTACCAATCGTGCTTATTTACTTTATTTTTAGAAAAGAAATCATCCGAGGAGTGGCAAAAAATGGGATCAAAGGCTAA
- a CDS encoding carbohydrate ABC transporter permease, giving the protein MGKKNYNSENQLKAWYFLLPALLAIFVFNIYPLFRAFFMSFQKGTLINPRFAGVENYQRLLSDPVFFRALKNTAFYSFTVVPIALILSLAIAWVIFEKVKYKSFFEAIFFMPYVTSTIAIGIVFRYFFNGSYGLINYLLEFFGLPRVNWLDSVSMSMPTLILFGIWTSLAFNIIILLAGFRNIEKEHYKIAKMFGANEWEIFVKITLPQLLPTLTFLLTVNLIGAFKIYTQVYALFGGQAGIAKSAMTAVFYIYDKFHVAGRPGLAMAATLVLFLLILSITFFQQLILKKVGRKG; this is encoded by the coding sequence ATGGGAAAGAAAAATTATAATTCTGAAAATCAATTAAAAGCTTGGTATTTTTTACTTCCAGCATTACTTGCAATTTTTGTATTCAATATTTATCCGCTTTTTCGGGCTTTTTTTATGAGCTTTCAAAAAGGGACATTGATCAATCCTCGATTTGCAGGAGTTGAGAATTATCAACGTTTGCTTAGTGATCCAGTATTTTTCCGCGCGTTGAAAAATACTGCGTTCTACAGTTTTACCGTCGTACCAATTGCTTTGATTCTTTCACTGGCGATTGCGTGGGTGATTTTTGAAAAAGTAAAGTACAAGTCATTTTTTGAAGCAATTTTTTTTATGCCTTATGTCACGAGTACGATTGCGATCGGTATTGTTTTTCGCTATTTTTTCAACGGATCATACGGGCTCATCAATTACTTACTTGAATTTTTTGGGCTCCCACGAGTGAATTGGTTAGATAGTGTATCAATGAGTATGCCGACTTTGATCCTCTTTGGCATTTGGACGAGTTTAGCTTTCAATATTATCATATTATTAGCGGGATTCCGTAACATCGAGAAAGAGCATTACAAAATCGCGAAGATGTTTGGCGCAAATGAATGGGAGATTTTTGTGAAGATTACTTTGCCACAATTGCTTCCTACACTCACGTTCCTCTTAACAGTCAATTTGATTGGTGCATTTAAAATCTATACGCAAGTTTACGCACTATTTGGTGGTCAAGCTGGGATTGCTAAAAGTGCGATGACCGCAGTATTTTACATTTATGATAAGTTCCATGTTGCAGGTAGACCAGGTCTAGCTATGGCAGCAACACTTGTTTTATTCTTGCTTATTCTAAGTATTACTTTTTTCCAACAGTTGATTTTGAAGAAAGTGGGGAGAAAAGGATGA
- a CDS encoding ABC transporter ATP-binding protein: protein MIEVIGLQKTFDNGFEALKQVDFTIEKEELVCLLGPSGCGKSTMLNLIAGLLQPTDGDIRFKGESVIKTEPKDRNIGFVFQNYALYPHMTVLENIMFPLLVGDNKKKKGDAKAIAEKYMELTNIKELQNKKPGTLSGGQQQRVAITRALVQEPEVLLLDEPLSNLDARLRLKIREEIRRLVKDVGITTIFVTHDQEEALSISDKIILLEDGKIQQEDDPQNLYLEPENLFVAKFIGNPIINFLPIEIVDDRVKHASFDLPLTHFIEKRFKKSITNGKYYLGMRPEDILPSDSGPLKGKIESVELIGRERILHFELAGERVKSIVGVENEITEGTTVTFDLAYHKVFLFSFDGERIY from the coding sequence ATGATTGAGGTGATCGGATTACAAAAAACTTTTGATAATGGCTTTGAAGCATTGAAGCAAGTGGATTTTACGATAGAAAAAGAGGAACTTGTTTGTCTTTTAGGTCCTAGTGGTTGTGGTAAATCGACAATGTTGAACCTCATCGCAGGACTGTTACAACCGACAGATGGTGATATTCGTTTTAAGGGGGAATCGGTCATAAAAACGGAGCCCAAAGATCGAAATATCGGATTCGTATTTCAAAATTACGCATTGTATCCACATATGACTGTTTTAGAGAACATCATGTTTCCATTATTAGTTGGGGATAATAAAAAGAAAAAAGGTGATGCTAAAGCGATTGCTGAAAAATATATGGAATTAACCAATATCAAAGAGTTACAGAATAAGAAACCTGGAACTTTATCTGGTGGGCAACAACAACGAGTAGCTATCACGAGAGCGTTAGTACAAGAACCAGAAGTCTTATTATTGGATGAACCTTTAAGTAATCTGGATGCTCGATTACGCTTGAAGATCCGTGAAGAGATTCGCAGGTTAGTGAAAGATGTGGGGATCACAACGATTTTTGTCACCCATGACCAAGAAGAAGCTTTATCGATCAGTGACAAAATCATCTTGTTAGAAGATGGCAAGATACAGCAAGAAGATGATCCTCAAAATCTCTATTTAGAGCCAGAAAATTTATTCGTTGCAAAGTTCATCGGTAATCCAATCATTAATTTTTTACCAATTGAAATTGTCGATGATCGGGTCAAACATGCGTCATTTGATTTACCACTCACTCATTTTATTGAAAAGCGTTTCAAAAAATCGATCACAAATGGGAAATATTACTTAGGCATGCGTCCTGAAGATATTTTACCAAGCGATAGTGGTCCTTTAAAAGGGAAGATTGAAAGTGTTGAGTTGATTGGTCGTGAACGAATTTTACACTTTGAACTCGCAGGAGAGCGAGTAAAGTCAATCGTAGGGGTGGAAAATGAGATCACTGAAGGAACTACGGTTACGTTTGACTTAGCTTATCACAAAGTGTTCCTATTTAGCTTTGATGGAGAGAGGATCTATTGA
- a CDS encoding GlsB/YeaQ/YmgE family stress response membrane protein, translated as MGFIWSLIVGGIIGAIAGAITNKGSSMGIIANVIAGLVGSAIGQALLGTWGPVIGGMAIVPSLIGAIILVLIVSFFARKL; from the coding sequence ATGGGATTTATTTGGTCATTAATCGTTGGTGGTATTATCGGAGCAATTGCAGGAGCAATCACAAATAAAGGTTCTTCAATGGGCATCATTGCGAATGTAATCGCAGGTCTAGTTGGATCAGCTATTGGTCAAGCACTTTTAGGTACTTGGGGTCCAGTGATCGGTGGAATGGCAATCGTACCATCACTTATCGGAGCAATCATTTTAGTATTGATCGTTTCATTCTTTGCACGTAAACTTTAA
- a CDS encoding Asp23/Gls24 family envelope stress response protein, which yields MENKDFKNVNTTTGTNPVADTAAKGELTYEDKVIQKIIGYALKDVDGLLTLDGGFFSNIAEKLVNTDNVTAGINAEVGKKQVAVDLDVVVEYGKDIENIYDQIKELISTEVNEMTHLDVIEVNVNVVDIKTQAEYEKDQETVQDKVTDAAKSTGQFASKQTDKAKSAVGKGAQKVKENNEPRVQ from the coding sequence ATGGAAAACAAAGATTTCAAAAACGTGAACACTACTACAGGTACAAATCCAGTTGCTGACACTGCAGCAAAAGGTGAATTGACTTATGAAGACAAAGTCATTCAAAAAATCATTGGTTACGCATTGAAAGATGTTGACGGTTTGTTGACTCTTGATGGTGGATTTTTCTCAAACATTGCTGAAAAATTAGTCAATACAGACAACGTGACTGCTGGAATCAATGCAGAAGTTGGTAAAAAACAAGTTGCTGTTGATTTAGATGTAGTTGTTGAATATGGCAAAGATATCGAAAACATTTATGATCAAATCAAAGAATTGATCAGTACAGAAGTGAATGAAATGACTCATCTTGATGTGATCGAAGTCAATGTAAATGTTGTTGACATCAAAACACAAGCAGAATACGAAAAAGATCAAGAAACAGTTCAAGATAAAGTAACTGATGCAGCAAAATCAACTGGTCAATTTGCTTCAAAACAAACTGACAAAGCAAAATCAGCTGTTGGCAAAGGTGCGCAAAAAGTAAAAGAAAACAATGAACCACGCGTACAATAA
- a CDS encoding DUF2273 domain-containing protein — MKEFFSLYKLPIIFGGLGLLLAVLWLTVGFFKTLLILIMTAIGVGIGFYLKETRLLDEYFKS; from the coding sequence ATGAAAGAATTCTTTTCACTATATAAGCTCCCTATTATCTTTGGGGGTCTTGGCTTACTATTAGCCGTTTTATGGTTAACAGTTGGATTTTTCAAAACTCTTTTAATATTGATCATGACCGCTATTGGTGTGGGTATTGGTTTTTATTTAAAAGAAACAAGATTATTAGATGAATATTTCAAATCATAG
- the amaP gene encoding alkaline shock response membrane anchor protein AmaP, with product MNKGVKIIGVIVSIILLSVLLIIALVNAPYVLPEQLERFRFFTITNYYMQQYIFWAAVVFAIVVVLILLFVLFYPKSKGTFVLKHKDGKLTLDKKAIEGLTRSYLHEEEFIQSPKVKVRSTKQKINIHVKGDLKRTSSLIGKTEMLMQEVREQVANVLGSEQEIKVAVNYSSYQDEKEHEDNQHSRVE from the coding sequence ATGAATAAGGGGGTAAAGATCATCGGTGTAATTGTAAGCATAATTTTACTTTCAGTACTTTTGATCATCGCTCTAGTTAATGCACCATATGTCTTACCTGAACAATTGGAACGTTTTCGCTTTTTTACGATAACAAATTATTATATGCAACAATATATTTTCTGGGCTGCAGTCGTATTTGCAATTGTTGTCGTTCTCATCTTATTATTTGTTCTTTTCTATCCAAAATCGAAAGGAACCTTCGTATTAAAGCACAAAGATGGAAAATTGACGTTGGATAAAAAAGCCATTGAAGGACTGACTCGTTCGTATCTACACGAAGAAGAATTCATTCAATCACCAAAAGTCAAAGTACGATCAACAAAACAGAAAATCAATATTCATGTAAAAGGCGATCTAAAACGTACTTCTTCTCTTATTGGTAAAACAGAAATGTTGATGCAAGAAGTGAGAGAGCAAGTTGCCAATGTCCTTGGTTCAGAACAAGAGATCAAAGTAGCTGTCAATTATAGTAGTTATCAAGATGAAAAAGAACATGAAGACAACCAGCACTCACGAGTAGAATAG
- a CDS encoding cyclic lactone autoinducer peptide has protein sequence MLTSLKTKKLQMMQVISTMAIAIATYAMGTIGADCTFVIYEPKMPEALKNEMNK, from the coding sequence ATGTTAACAAGTCTAAAAACAAAGAAATTACAAATGATGCAGGTTATCTCAACAATGGCGATTGCTATCGCAACTTATGCAATGGGAACGATCGGTGCGGATTGCACATTCGTTATCTACGAACCAAAAATGCCAGAAGCATTAAAAAATGAAATGAATAAATAA
- a CDS encoding accessory gene regulator B family protein, translated as MTEEYISIEEKLSKKISGHFASQLGLSPIEQAKMEYGLSILFVDLFKMIVMYGIAFLLHIVGAVFITHLVFISVRLTTKGFHASNSAVCTILSVLFLVVLPWITASIGFELTRPLFVLGILFVGLGILVKERTINQTKGPFRLRKTVFIILFITTIGVLLPSDSIRTYLLLGLAIATLLMFIKNKGVE; from the coding sequence ATGACTGAAGAGTACATTTCAATAGAGGAAAAATTATCAAAGAAAATAAGTGGACATTTCGCTTCACAATTAGGCCTTTCACCGATTGAACAAGCAAAGATGGAATATGGGTTATCGATCCTATTTGTTGATCTGTTCAAGATGATCGTGATGTATGGGATTGCGTTTCTCTTACACATTGTGGGAGCAGTGTTCATCACACACCTTGTATTCATCTCAGTTCGTTTGACAACGAAAGGATTTCATGCAAGTAATAGTGCAGTTTGTACAATACTTAGTGTGCTGTTCTTGGTTGTTTTGCCTTGGATCACCGCTTCGATTGGTTTTGAATTGACTCGTCCTTTGTTTGTTCTCGGAATTCTATTCGTTGGCTTAGGAATACTCGTAAAAGAGCGAACGATCAATCAAACAAAAGGACCTTTCCGATTAAGAAAAACGGTCTTTATCATTCTGTTCATCACAACGATCGGCGTGCTTTTACCTAGTGACAGTATTCGTACATATCTCTTGTTAGGTCTAGCAATTGCTACATTGTTGATGTTTATTAAAAATAAAGGGGTAGAGTAA
- a CDS encoding LytR/AlgR family response regulator transcription factor, with translation MLKIFICDDEEIHRNRITNIIKNYVMMMDYDVEFQLAADNPYDILSYVSTNKTEGIYFLDIDLNSDINGVELGKQIRLYDPTAKIIFVTTYTDFVYLTFLYKVEALDYIIKDNEEQLQQKIISCIDIAIERYMNTALSTREQIWLKSGAVDVKLYVDEILFFSSSPTPHKLIVHLDNRMIEYAGKIKEIEKLSDSLCRCHQSFVVNLANIAEINKKERKVIMTNGEECLVSTRYLKKLVTRFENEFSPKA, from the coding sequence ATGTTAAAAATTTTTATTTGTGATGATGAAGAGATCCATCGTAACCGCATCACCAACATTATTAAAAATTACGTAATGATGATGGATTATGATGTTGAGTTCCAACTAGCTGCAGATAACCCGTATGATATTTTATCTTATGTATCAACTAACAAAACAGAGGGTATCTATTTTTTAGATATCGATTTAAATTCAGATATCAATGGCGTAGAACTAGGGAAGCAGATCCGACTGTATGATCCAACAGCCAAAATCATTTTTGTTACGACGTACACCGATTTTGTCTATCTTACTTTTCTTTATAAGGTAGAGGCGTTGGATTATATAATCAAAGATAATGAAGAACAATTGCAACAAAAAATCATCAGTTGTATTGATATTGCGATTGAACGATATATGAATACTGCGTTGTCTACTAGAGAACAGATCTGGCTAAAAAGCGGTGCCGTCGATGTAAAATTATATGTTGATGAAATTCTCTTTTTTAGTTCAAGTCCAACACCACATAAACTGATCGTACACTTGGACAATCGCATGATTGAGTATGCGGGGAAAATCAAAGAAATCGAAAAATTAAGTGATTCTTTGTGTCGTTGTCACCAATCGTTTGTCGTCAATTTGGCAAACATAGCAGAAATCAATAAGAAAGAGCGAAAAGTGATCATGACGAATGGGGAAGAATGTTTAGTCTCTACCAGGTATTTAAAAAAATTAGTCACTCGCTTTGAAAATGAGTTTTCGCCCAAAGCATAA
- a CDS encoding GHKL domain-containing protein, protein MNLDTLESLLIVIVQTACIFWVTSYLDTHLKNRYYVILSIIGIICYMALYFVINVFATAVLWASLCAVTYYFRRNIYIALFIPSVTFCLYIFSDYIINFSYTILHLVLNIRLTVILGTLLFFFFAYIFKTRLLEKCYKDLLTMKISGVIATATICVYFSLVVIERFPNLRIYLIDAHELFMILYGLLSAIICFSFIFIKRTEYENREQKRQMSYLIEYSEQAEKNYLEILKFKHDYKNILISLEEYIETEDLAGLKDYFRNSIKATGSIFDQEIFRMSSISNIKIREIKSVIMSKLYMAHQKGIHVSISVPEVVNHVEVSTMVLVRMLGIILDNAIEASEELEHPEIELAIVADHKDCTFMLINNCPSDLPKLHDLKKASFTTKPGNSGIGLTNLDELVQLNANVFLDTKIQDDKFIQIITICEVEG, encoded by the coding sequence GTGAATTTAGACACGCTGGAAAGCTTGTTGATTGTCATCGTTCAAACGGCTTGCATCTTTTGGGTGACTAGCTATTTGGATACGCATTTAAAAAATCGGTATTACGTCATTTTGTCGATCATTGGAATCATTTGCTATATGGCACTTTATTTTGTGATCAATGTTTTTGCAACTGCAGTTTTATGGGCTAGTTTATGTGCCGTAACTTATTACTTCCGGCGAAATATTTATATTGCGCTATTTATCCCTTCTGTCACATTCTGTTTATATATTTTTTCCGATTATATCATCAATTTCAGTTATACGATTCTTCACTTGGTTCTAAATATAAGATTAACTGTGATTTTAGGAACCCTTCTTTTTTTCTTCTTTGCATATATTTTCAAAACACGGTTATTAGAAAAGTGCTACAAAGATCTCTTGACGATGAAAATCAGCGGAGTCATTGCGACAGCGACGATTTGTGTCTATTTTAGTCTAGTGGTCATAGAAAGATTTCCTAATTTGCGCATTTATTTGATCGATGCACATGAGCTATTCATGATATTGTATGGGCTGTTGTCAGCAATCATTTGTTTTTCTTTTATTTTCATAAAAAGAACGGAATATGAAAATAGAGAACAAAAACGCCAAATGAGTTACTTGATCGAATACAGTGAACAAGCTGAAAAAAATTATCTAGAGATTCTAAAATTTAAACACGATTACAAAAACATTCTTATTTCATTAGAAGAGTATATCGAAACTGAAGATCTAGCAGGACTAAAGGATTATTTTAGAAATAGTATCAAGGCGACAGGTTCGATTTTTGATCAAGAAATTTTCAGGATGTCTTCGATTTCGAATATAAAAATCCGAGAAATCAAAAGTGTGATCATGAGCAAGTTATATATGGCACACCAGAAAGGGATACATGTGAGTATTTCGGTGCCTGAGGTGGTCAATCATGTGGAAGTGTCTACGATGGTACTCGTAAGAATGCTGGGGATCATTTTGGATAATGCAATTGAAGCCTCAGAAGAACTTGAACATCCAGAGATCGAACTAGCAATCGTGGCAGACCATAAAGACTGTACCTTTATGTTGATCAATAACTGTCCAAGTGATTTGCCTAAATTACATGATTTAAAGAAAGCAAGTTTTACAACAAAACCCGGTAATTCTGGGATAGGTTTGACAAATCTGGATGAGCTAGTCCAGTTGAATGCAAATGTGTTTTTAGATACAAAGATCCAAGATGATAAGTTTATACAAATCATAACTATATGTGAGGTAGAGGGGTAA
- a CDS encoding DUF2975 domain-containing protein, with amino-acid sequence MKIHSLFLKTTTIGVCVVFGLFGLLFGTQLLTNESNTHLDWQTILMILVIFTTLLSGIIIGGIIFKLLTIVSKDQTFSKHSHRLVSYIRKVMIFLSLSAFGILPKFYQMADADDAPGLMLLGLALVFLPFAGLVLMNVLIKILEEAIRLKKNDELTV; translated from the coding sequence ATGAAAATACATTCATTATTTTTAAAAACAACTACTATCGGAGTATGTGTCGTTTTCGGTCTATTTGGTCTATTATTTGGTACTCAGTTATTAACCAATGAATCAAACACCCACTTAGATTGGCAAACCATTCTTATGATTTTAGTCATTTTCACTACTCTGCTATCAGGTATCATCATTGGTGGCATCATTTTTAAATTATTAACAATCGTATCTAAAGACCAGACATTTTCAAAGCATTCCCATCGTTTAGTTAGCTATATCCGGAAAGTAATGATTTTCTTATCACTCAGTGCTTTTGGTATTTTACCAAAATTCTACCAAATGGCAGATGCGGATGATGCTCCTGGATTGATGCTATTAGGCCTTGCACTGGTTTTCTTACCTTTTGCAGGGTTAGTATTAATGAATGTCTTGATCAAAATATTGGAAGAAGCAATTCGTTTGAAGAAAAATGACGAATTGACAGTGTGA